In one window of Streptomyces griseus subsp. griseus DNA:
- a CDS encoding NAD-dependent epimerase/dehydratase family protein, with amino-acid sequence MRVLLLGANGFLGRFVADRLLADPAVHLTALGRGDDADVRFDLAGGSPGALTRFLDAVHPGVVVNCAGATRGGARDLTRHNTVAVATVCEALRRSGCGARLVQVGCASEYGPSQPGSSTAEDAIPRPGGPYGVSKLAATELVLGSDLDAVVLRVFSPVGPGTPAGSPLGRLAEAMRRAMQSGDGELKLSGLGVQRDFVDVRDVARAVHAASLSAAQGVVNIGTGRAVRLRDAAAVLARVAGYAGALHELDSPPPRLPIGAPRTSAESVMEHLSATPSPYPDGCGAWQQADVRTARDRLGWRPRINLEESLADIWMEAACRI; translated from the coding sequence ATGAGGGTGCTGCTGCTCGGAGCCAACGGATTCCTCGGCCGCTTCGTCGCCGACCGGCTGCTCGCCGACCCCGCTGTCCACCTCACGGCCCTCGGCCGCGGCGACGACGCCGACGTCCGGTTCGACCTCGCCGGCGGCAGCCCGGGAGCGCTCACCCGCTTCCTGGACGCCGTCCACCCCGGAGTCGTCGTCAACTGCGCCGGCGCCACCCGGGGCGGCGCCCGCGATCTCACCCGCCACAACACCGTCGCCGTCGCCACCGTCTGCGAGGCCCTGCGCCGCAGCGGCTGCGGGGCCCGGCTCGTCCAGGTCGGCTGTGCCTCCGAGTACGGCCCGTCCCAGCCCGGCTCCTCCACCGCCGAGGACGCCATCCCGCGCCCCGGTGGCCCGTACGGCGTCAGCAAGCTCGCCGCCACCGAACTGGTTCTCGGCTCGGACCTCGACGCCGTCGTCCTCCGGGTCTTCTCACCGGTCGGCCCCGGCACCCCCGCCGGCTCCCCGCTCGGCCGGCTGGCCGAGGCGATGCGCCGGGCCATGCAGTCCGGCGACGGCGAGCTCAAGCTCAGCGGCCTCGGTGTGCAGCGGGACTTCGTCGACGTACGGGATGTGGCGCGGGCCGTCCACGCCGCCTCGCTCTCCGCCGCCCAGGGCGTCGTCAACATCGGCACCGGGCGGGCCGTCCGCCTCCGCGACGCCGCCGCCGTACTGGCGAGGGTCGCCGGATACGCGGGCGCACTCCACGAGCTGGACTCCCCGCCCCCACGCCTGCCCATCGGCGCCCCGCGCACCTCCGCCGAGTCAGTCATGGAGCACCTCTCGGCGACCCCGTCCCCGTACCCGGACGGCTGCGGCGCCTGGCAGCAGGCCGACGTCCGCACCGCGCGGGACCGGCTCGGCTGGCGCCCCCGGATCAACCTGGAGGAGTCGCTCGCGGACATCTGGATGGAGGCGGCATGCCGCATCTGA
- a CDS encoding lysylphosphatidylglycerol synthase domain-containing protein, translated as MQPPKAADASDAGERPPSAPEPAGERAESTPEPTSTPDASGAPTAAQAPSNAPARAGRADAEAIPSETAPSETARPEAVRSEAVRSEGPSAATASTRGHLTGSTLASAEAALTDRVSGDEPLLPARVHRPSDLMRLLIGIAAIGVLFAIAAFAQGTTTGLEDDISKGTEQAPDLLIKMAGLVSSIAVLLVPVAFAIERLIKRDGLRIADGVLAAVLAHGVTLATDLWVSRSAPGTIQEALTQPQPGAGLTDPVHGYLAPVIAYMTAVGMARRPRWRVVLWAVLLLDAFAMLVGGYTTPFSIILTVLIGWTVAYGTLYAVGSPNVRPTGQHLMAGLRHVGFRPVAAMRTEDAPDNDNTDPTDRGRRYLVTLEDGPPLDVTVVDREQQAQGFFYRAWRRLTLRTLTQRRSIQSLRQALEQEALLAYAAIAAGANAPKLIATSELGPDAVMLVYEHIGGRSLDQMEDEEITDDLVRSAWRQVKALQSRRIAHRRLTGDALLVDRSGKAFVTDLRGGEIAAGDLVLRMDVAQLLTTLGLRVGAERSVSGALAVLGPDAVADCLPLLQPIALSRSTRATLRRLARERSQQERDAVLEASRVAKEARAQDAAEASDRSAGERAPEHGEAEQRSARKSGHKAERKSLRTEKQAEKRAVDDALEEAREGDLLAQIRQQVLLIRPQAPVEPVRLERIKPRTLFSFIAGAIAAYFLISQVTQADFGVLVEEAEWGWVAAALGFSALSYVAAAMSLLGFVPERVPFLKTVQAQVAGSFVKIVAPAAVGGVALNTRFLQRAGVRPGLAVASVGASQLFGLGCHILLLALFGYLTGTEKTPDSLTPSRTVIAGLLTVAVLVLVVTAIPFLRKFVVTRVRSLFAGVVPRMLDVVQRPQKLVTGIGGMLLLTGLFVLCLDASIRAFSGPDVTQLSYASIAVVFLAGNALGSAAPTPGGMGAVEGALTLGLIAVGLPMEVAAPAVLLYRVMTLWLPVLPGWIAFNQLTRKGEL; from the coding sequence GTGCAGCCACCGAAGGCGGCGGACGCCTCCGATGCCGGAGAGCGCCCGCCGAGTGCGCCGGAGCCCGCCGGGGAGCGGGCGGAGAGTACGCCGGAGCCCACGAGCACACCGGACGCCTCGGGTGCCCCGACGGCCGCCCAGGCGCCTTCGAACGCTCCGGCGCGCGCCGGGAGGGCCGACGCCGAAGCGATCCCTTCCGAGACGGCCCCCTCCGAGACCGCCCGCCCCGAGGCAGTTCGCTCCGAAGCGGTTCGCTCCGAGGGGCCCAGCGCCGCCACCGCGTCCACCCGCGGCCATCTGACCGGCTCCACGCTCGCCTCCGCCGAGGCCGCCCTGACCGACCGGGTCTCCGGCGACGAGCCGCTGCTCCCCGCCCGGGTGCACCGCCCCTCCGACCTGATGCGGCTGCTCATCGGCATCGCCGCCATCGGCGTGCTGTTCGCGATCGCCGCGTTCGCCCAGGGCACCACCACCGGCCTTGAGGACGACATCTCCAAGGGCACCGAGCAGGCGCCCGATCTGCTGATCAAGATGGCCGGTCTGGTCTCCAGCATCGCCGTGCTGCTCGTCCCGGTCGCCTTCGCCATCGAGAGGCTGATCAAGCGGGACGGGCTGCGCATCGCCGACGGTGTCCTGGCCGCCGTGCTCGCCCACGGAGTGACCCTCGCCACCGACCTCTGGGTCTCGCGCTCCGCACCCGGCACCATCCAGGAGGCGCTGACCCAGCCGCAGCCGGGCGCCGGACTGACCGACCCGGTGCACGGCTACCTCGCCCCGGTGATCGCGTACATGACCGCCGTCGGGATGGCGAGACGGCCACGCTGGCGGGTCGTGCTCTGGGCGGTGCTGCTCCTCGACGCGTTCGCGATGCTCGTCGGCGGGTACACCACCCCGTTCTCGATCATCCTGACGGTCCTGATCGGCTGGACCGTGGCGTACGGCACGCTGTACGCGGTCGGCTCCCCCAACGTCCGCCCCACCGGCCAGCACCTGATGGCGGGGCTCCGGCACGTCGGCTTCCGGCCGGTCGCCGCGATGCGCACCGAGGACGCCCCCGACAACGACAACACCGACCCCACCGACCGGGGGCGGCGGTATCTGGTCACCCTGGAGGACGGGCCGCCGCTGGACGTGACGGTCGTCGACCGGGAACAGCAGGCCCAGGGATTCTTCTACCGGGCCTGGCGCCGGCTGACGCTGCGCACGCTCACCCAGCGCCGCTCCATCCAGTCGCTGCGGCAGGCGCTGGAGCAGGAGGCGCTCCTCGCGTACGCGGCGATCGCCGCCGGGGCGAACGCGCCGAAGCTGATCGCCACCTCCGAGCTGGGCCCGGACGCGGTGATGCTCGTCTACGAGCACATCGGCGGCCGGTCGCTGGACCAGATGGAGGACGAGGAGATCACCGACGACCTGGTGCGCAGCGCCTGGCGTCAGGTGAAGGCCCTCCAGTCGCGCCGGATCGCGCACCGCAGGCTGACCGGTGACGCACTGCTGGTGGATCGTTCCGGCAAGGCGTTCGTGACGGACCTGCGCGGCGGTGAGATCGCCGCCGGTGACCTGGTGCTGCGGATGGATGTGGCACAGCTGCTGACCACCCTGGGGCTGCGGGTGGGGGCCGAGCGTTCGGTCTCCGGGGCCTTGGCGGTGCTCGGCCCGGACGCCGTGGCGGACTGCCTGCCGCTGCTCCAGCCGATCGCACTGAGCCGCTCCACCCGGGCGACGCTGCGCCGGCTCGCGCGGGAGCGTTCGCAGCAGGAGCGCGATGCGGTGCTGGAGGCGTCGCGGGTGGCCAAGGAGGCGCGGGCGCAGGACGCTGCGGAGGCCTCGGACCGGTCCGCCGGGGAGCGTGCGCCGGAGCACGGCGAGGCGGAGCAGCGCAGCGCGCGGAAGAGCGGGCACAAGGCCGAGCGCAAGTCACTGCGGACCGAGAAGCAGGCCGAGAAGCGGGCCGTGGACGATGCGCTGGAGGAGGCCCGGGAGGGCGATCTGCTGGCCCAGATCCGTCAGCAGGTGCTGCTGATCCGGCCGCAGGCGCCGGTCGAGCCGGTCCGCCTGGAGCGGATCAAGCCGCGCACCCTGTTCAGCTTCATCGCCGGGGCCATCGCCGCGTACTTCCTCATCTCCCAGGTCACCCAGGCCGACTTCGGGGTGCTGGTGGAGGAGGCGGAGTGGGGCTGGGTGGCCGCCGCGCTCGGCTTCTCGGCGCTCAGTTACGTCGCGGCGGCGATGAGCCTGCTGGGCTTCGTCCCGGAGCGGGTGCCGTTCCTGAAGACGGTGCAGGCGCAGGTGGCGGGCTCGTTCGTGAAGATCGTCGCCCCGGCCGCCGTCGGCGGTGTGGCGCTGAACACCCGCTTCCTGCAACGCGCCGGAGTACGCCCCGGTCTGGCCGTGGCGAGCGTCGGGGCCTCGCAGCTCTTCGGGCTCGGCTGCCACATCCTGCTGCTGGCCCTCTTCGGCTATCTCACGGGGACCGAGAAGACCCCGGACTCGCTCACCCCCTCCCGTACGGTGATCGCCGGTCTGCTGACGGTCGCGGTGCTGGTGCTGGTGGTGACGGCCATCCCGTTCCTGCGGAAGTTCGTGGTGACCCGGGTGCGCTCGCTCTTCGCCGGGGTCGTGCCGCGCATGCTCGACGTGGTGCAGCGGCCGCAGAAGCTCGTCACGGGCATCGGCGGGATGTTGCTCCTGACCGGGCTGTTCGTGCTCTGCCTGGACGCGTCGATCCGGGCGTTCAGCGGCCCGGACGTCACCCAGCTGAGCTACGCGAGCATCGCGGTGGTCTTCCTCGCGGGCAACGCGCTCGGCTCCGCGGCGCCCACCCCGGGCGGGATGGGCGCGGTCGAGGGCGCCCTGACGCTGGGCCTGATCGCGGTCGGCCTGCCGATGGAGGTCGCGGCGCCGGCGGTGCTGCTGTACCGCGTGATGACGCTGTGGCTGCCGGTGCTGCCGGGGTGGATCGCCTTCAACCAGCTGACCCGGAAGGGCGAGCTGTAG
- the moeZ gene encoding adenylyltransferase/sulfurtransferase MoeZ, with the protein MSLPPLVEPAAELTVDEVRRYSRHLIIPDVGMDGQKRLKNAKVLCVGAGGLGSPALMYLAAAGVGTLGIVEFDEVDESNLQRQIIHSQADIGRSKAQSAKDSVLGINPYVNVVLHEERLEAENVKEIFAQYDLIVDGTDNFATRYLVNDAAVLLNKPYVWGSIYRFDGQASVFWSEHGPCYRCLYPEPPPPGMVPSCAEGGVLGVLCASVGSIQVTEAIKLLAGIGDPLVGRLMIYDALEMQYRQVKVRKDPDCAVCGENPTVTELIDYEAFCGVVSEEAQEAAAGSTITPKQLKEWIDGDEKIEIIDVREPNEYEIVSIPGAKLIPKNEFLMGNALQDLPQDRRIVLHCKTGVRSAEVLAVLKSAGFADSVHVGGGVIGWVNQIEPEKPIY; encoded by the coding sequence GTGTCGCTGCCACCCCTGGTCGAGCCAGCCGCTGAGCTCACCGTCGACGAGGTCCGCAGGTACTCCCGCCACCTGATCATCCCGGATGTCGGGATGGACGGACAGAAGCGCCTGAAGAACGCCAAGGTGCTCTGTGTGGGCGCCGGCGGGCTCGGCTCGCCGGCCCTGATGTACCTGGCCGCGGCCGGTGTCGGCACGCTGGGCATCGTGGAGTTCGACGAGGTCGACGAGTCGAACCTGCAGCGCCAGATCATCCACAGCCAGGCCGACATCGGCCGGTCCAAGGCGCAGTCCGCCAAGGACTCCGTGCTGGGTATCAACCCGTACGTCAACGTGGTCCTTCACGAGGAGCGGCTCGAAGCCGAGAACGTGAAGGAGATCTTCGCCCAGTACGACCTGATCGTGGACGGCACGGACAACTTCGCCACCCGCTATCTGGTCAACGACGCGGCGGTGCTGCTCAACAAGCCGTACGTATGGGGATCGATCTACCGCTTCGACGGCCAGGCCTCCGTGTTCTGGTCCGAGCACGGCCCCTGCTACCGCTGCCTCTACCCGGAGCCCCCGCCGCCGGGCATGGTCCCCTCCTGCGCCGAGGGCGGCGTGCTGGGTGTCCTGTGCGCGTCGGTCGGCTCCATCCAGGTGACCGAGGCGATCAAGCTGCTCGCCGGCATCGGTGACCCGCTGGTCGGCCGTCTGATGATCTACGACGCCCTGGAGATGCAGTACCGCCAGGTCAAGGTCCGCAAGGACCCCGACTGCGCGGTCTGCGGCGAGAACCCGACCGTCACCGAGCTCATCGACTACGAGGCCTTCTGCGGCGTCGTCTCCGAGGAGGCCCAGGAGGCGGCGGCCGGCTCCACGATCACTCCCAAGCAGCTCAAGGAGTGGATCGACGGCGACGAGAAGATCGAGATCATCGATGTCCGCGAGCCGAACGAGTACGAGATCGTCTCGATCCCCGGCGCCAAGCTGATCCCCAAGAACGAGTTCCTCATGGGCAACGCCCTCCAGGACCTCCCGCAGGACCGCCGTATCGTCCTGCACTGCAAGACGGGTGTCCGCAGCGCCGAGGTCCTCGCGGTCCTCAAGTCGGCGGGCTTCGCCGACTCGGTGCACGTCGGCGGCGGTGTGATCGGCTGGGTCAACCAGATCGAGCCCGAGAAGCCGATCTACTAG
- a CDS encoding alpha/beta hydrolase, translating to MRTSPALRAAALAATTAVLLPLAGCSDGDDGGGEGRSTPTGASTASPTATSKELASQELEWSPCPAPNVAQGGGESPSPLPGGAVWECSFMNVPLDYAEPDGRTIELALIRGKAKDQKRRIGSLLFNFGGPGASGVATLPAFGADYDKLRTRYDLVSFDPRGVGRSEGVECADDAQLDAMYQEDSTPDDAAEEKEFVQGQKDFIATCKKNSGPELPYVGTTNAARDMDLMRTVLGDDKLHYFGISYGTELGGVYAHLYPDKVGRAVFDAVVDPTKDAEQSSLGQAQGFQLAFDNFTKDCADRGDKCALPGSTGAEVEKWIADLLAKLEKEPVDGLGDRALTQTLATTGIASALYSKETWPLLEQGLDEADGGSGALLLALADSLNGRSEDGRYDNSNAANIAINCADDKQRFTLEQTKAALPAFRKASPLFGEYLGWGLMGCTGWPVAGAWETPDVSAPGSAPILVIGNTGDPATPYAGAKAMVEKLGKGVGVELTYKGEGHGAYNSKNTCVQGAVDGYLLNGTVPKPGTVCE from the coding sequence ATGAGGACTTCCCCCGCTCTGCGTGCCGCCGCCCTCGCCGCCACCACCGCCGTGCTGCTTCCCCTGGCGGGCTGCTCGGACGGGGACGACGGGGGTGGAGAGGGCCGCTCCACGCCCACCGGGGCCTCGACCGCCTCCCCCACGGCCACCTCGAAGGAGCTGGCGTCCCAGGAGCTGGAGTGGTCGCCGTGTCCGGCGCCGAACGTGGCGCAGGGCGGTGGTGAGTCCCCCTCGCCCCTGCCCGGCGGCGCGGTCTGGGAGTGCTCCTTCATGAACGTACCGCTGGATTACGCGGAGCCGGACGGCCGGACGATCGAGTTGGCGCTGATCCGGGGGAAGGCCAAGGACCAGAAGCGGCGGATCGGGTCGCTCCTGTTCAACTTCGGCGGACCCGGCGCGTCCGGTGTCGCGACCCTGCCGGCCTTCGGCGCGGACTACGACAAGCTCCGCACCCGGTACGACCTGGTGAGCTTCGACCCGCGCGGGGTGGGGCGCAGCGAGGGCGTGGAGTGCGCGGACGACGCCCAGCTGGACGCCATGTACCAGGAGGACTCCACGCCGGACGACGCGGCGGAGGAGAAGGAGTTCGTCCAGGGCCAGAAGGACTTCATCGCCACCTGCAAGAAGAACTCGGGCCCCGAACTCCCCTATGTGGGCACGACGAACGCCGCCCGCGACATGGACCTGATGCGCACGGTCCTCGGCGACGACAAGCTGCACTACTTCGGCATCTCCTACGGCACCGAGCTCGGCGGCGTCTACGCCCACCTCTACCCGGACAAGGTCGGCCGGGCGGTCTTCGACGCGGTGGTCGACCCCACCAAGGACGCCGAGCAGTCCTCGCTCGGCCAGGCCCAGGGGTTCCAGCTCGCCTTCGACAACTTCACGAAGGACTGCGCGGACCGAGGCGACAAGTGCGCCCTGCCCGGCTCCACCGGTGCCGAGGTCGAGAAGTGGATCGCCGACCTCCTGGCGAAGCTGGAGAAGGAGCCGGTCGACGGGCTCGGCGACCGGGCGCTGACGCAGACGCTGGCCACCACCGGCATCGCCTCCGCGCTCTACTCCAAGGAGACCTGGCCGCTGCTGGAACAGGGCCTGGACGAGGCCGACGGCGGTTCCGGCGCCCTGCTGCTCGCGCTGGCCGACTCGCTGAACGGCCGCTCCGAGGACGGGCGGTACGACAACTCCAACGCGGCCAACATCGCGATCAACTGCGCCGACGACAAGCAGCGCTTCACCCTGGAGCAGACGAAGGCGGCCCTGCCCGCCTTCCGCAAGGCCTCCCCGCTGTTCGGCGAGTACCTGGGCTGGGGGCTGATGGGCTGCACCGGCTGGCCGGTCGCCGGCGCCTGGGAGACCCCGGACGTCAGCGCCCCCGGCTCCGCCCCGATCCTGGTCATCGGCAACACCGGCGACCCGGCGACCCCGTACGCGGGCGCGAAGGCCATGGTGGAGAAACTCGGCAAGGGAGTAGGCGTCGAGTTGACGTACAAGGGTGAGGGCCACGGCGCGTACAACAGTAAGAACACGTGTGTTCAGGGGGCCGTCGACGGCTATCTCCTGAACGGTACGGTGCCGAAGCCGGGCACCGTCTGCGAGTGA
- a CDS encoding spherulation-specific family 4 protein has protein sequence MPHLTAPADARRTAGGEQFGFGVPGYAHPLLAPAEWAELVRPGTPLHWAVLNIAEGPGTRPDPHCLEVAGKLRTARERALHGEAPDDSVRACGGRLLGHLDLAHGNRPFDELIADARSFIDWYRVGGFYLARCPVERAGLPGVRRLTGTLHALLSESDSADDGGRLVLGHATHPYPGYAEAADQLVTFQGPWTDYRWSQVAEWTADYPPERFAHFVHGVPRTHLDEAMRIARWQGAGTIFFTDRCGRSGDGRSGQNDPFAALPRYWDEIVSRIGPGISE, from the coding sequence ATGCCGCATCTGACCGCCCCGGCCGACGCCCGCAGGACCGCCGGCGGCGAACAGTTCGGCTTCGGCGTCCCCGGCTACGCCCACCCGCTGCTCGCCCCCGCCGAGTGGGCCGAGCTGGTCCGCCCCGGCACTCCGCTGCACTGGGCCGTCCTCAACATCGCGGAGGGCCCCGGCACCCGGCCCGACCCGCACTGCCTGGAGGTGGCCGGGAAGCTCCGTACCGCCAGGGAACGCGCCCTGCACGGCGAGGCCCCGGACGACTCCGTACGCGCCTGCGGCGGCCGGCTGCTCGGCCACCTCGACCTGGCCCACGGCAACCGGCCCTTCGACGAGCTGATCGCGGACGCCCGGTCCTTCATCGACTGGTACCGGGTCGGCGGGTTCTACCTCGCCCGCTGCCCCGTCGAGCGGGCCGGCCTCCCCGGCGTACGCCGTCTCACCGGAACGCTGCACGCCCTGCTCTCGGAGAGCGACAGCGCGGACGACGGCGGACGGCTGGTCCTGGGCCACGCCACCCACCCGTACCCGGGTTACGCGGAGGCGGCCGACCAACTGGTCACCTTCCAGGGCCCGTGGACCGATTACCGCTGGTCACAGGTGGCCGAGTGGACGGCGGACTACCCGCCCGAGCGGTTCGCGCACTTCGTCCACGGGGTGCCCCGCACCCATCTCGACGAGGCGATGCGCATCGCCCGCTGGCAGGGCGCCGGGACGATCTTCTTCACCGACCGGTGCGGGCGGAGCGGCGACGGACGGAGCGGACAGAACGATCCATTCGCGGCGCTGCCCAGGTACTGGGACGAAATCGTCTCGCGGATCGGACCTGGTATCTCGGAATGA
- a CDS encoding alpha/beta hydrolase has product MRAHRRAVQAGAGLLAAGLLAGCGLLTGEAEPSGTTDGRPRDTAAPPSPGLEETPRTPPLPAALTSQRPDWKRCEAPRGGSAPGSDWRCTSVEVPLDYAKPTGGTISIALIRKQARDEDRRIGSMLFNFGGPGGSGVEILPRAASSYGKLNSRYDLVGFDPRGVAASSGVSCRTDEEQEQAFRSVDLTPDTAAEEAAFMEDGADFGAGCLRRSGKVLPHVGTSNAARDLDLIRQVLGDDKLSYFGFSYGTELGGTYAHLFPRNVGRTVLDAVVDPTADGIGHARNQATGFQRALENYLKDRGENPGGASELIARLLARIDRKPLPTASGRELTESLAITGIVTPLYSHANWPALTAALDEAENEGTGNGLLRLADSYNGRDENGRYDTQAHSQRAISCADSKARPTVDEARALLPEFRRLSPVFGPFLAWDTAGWCAQWPVDGEHETPETSAPGAGPILVIGTTGDPATPYEGAQRMADELGKGVGIMLTNKGEGHGAYGESDCVTRAVDDYFLEGRVPRDGTTCG; this is encoded by the coding sequence ATGCGTGCGCACCGACGGGCCGTACAGGCCGGAGCGGGTCTGCTGGCGGCGGGACTGCTCGCCGGCTGCGGCCTGCTGACCGGGGAGGCGGAACCGTCAGGCACCACGGACGGCCGCCCCCGTGACACCGCCGCTCCCCCGTCGCCGGGCCTGGAGGAGACGCCGAGGACCCCGCCGCTGCCCGCCGCCCTCACCTCCCAGCGCCCCGACTGGAAGCGGTGCGAGGCCCCGCGCGGCGGCAGCGCGCCCGGCTCCGACTGGCGCTGTACGAGCGTCGAGGTGCCGCTGGACTACGCGAAGCCGACCGGCGGGACGATCTCCATCGCGCTGATCCGCAAGCAGGCCCGCGACGAGGACCGCCGGATCGGGTCGATGCTGTTCAACTTCGGCGGGCCGGGCGGTTCGGGCGTGGAGATACTGCCGCGCGCGGCCTCCTCGTACGGGAAGCTCAACTCCCGCTACGACCTGGTGGGGTTCGATCCGCGCGGGGTCGCGGCCAGCTCGGGGGTGAGCTGCCGCACCGACGAGGAGCAGGAGCAGGCCTTCCGGAGCGTGGACCTGACCCCGGACACGGCGGCCGAGGAGGCGGCGTTCATGGAGGACGGCGCGGACTTCGGCGCGGGCTGCCTGCGCCGCTCGGGCAAGGTCCTCCCGCACGTCGGCACGTCCAACGCGGCCCGTGACCTGGACCTGATCCGCCAGGTCCTCGGCGACGACAAGCTGTCGTACTTCGGTTTCTCCTACGGTACGGAGCTGGGCGGGACGTACGCGCACCTCTTCCCGCGGAACGTGGGGCGCACGGTGCTGGACGCGGTCGTCGACCCGACGGCCGACGGCATCGGGCACGCCCGCAACCAGGCGACGGGCTTCCAGCGCGCCCTGGAGAACTACCTCAAGGACCGCGGCGAGAACCCCGGGGGGGCCTCGGAGCTCATCGCCCGGCTGCTGGCCCGGATCGACCGTAAGCCGCTGCCGACCGCGTCCGGCCGCGAGCTGACCGAGTCCCTGGCGATCACCGGCATCGTCACCCCGCTCTACTCGCACGCCAACTGGCCCGCGCTGACGGCCGCCCTGGACGAGGCGGAGAACGAGGGCACGGGCAACGGTCTGCTCCGGCTGGCCGACTCGTACAACGGCCGGGACGAGAACGGCCGTTACGACACCCAGGCGCACTCCCAGCGGGCCATCTCCTGCGCCGACTCCAAGGCCCGCCCCACGGTGGACGAGGCCCGGGCGCTGCTGCCGGAGTTCCGCAGGCTCTCACCGGTGTTCGGGCCGTTCCTGGCCTGGGACACGGCGGGCTGGTGCGCGCAGTGGCCGGTCGACGGGGAGCACGAGACGCCCGAGACCAGCGCGCCGGGCGCGGGCCCGATCCTGGTCATCGGCACGACCGGCGACCCGGCCACGCCGTACGAAGGAGCGCAGCGGATGGCGGACGAGCTGGGCAAGGGCGTCGGCATCATGCTCACCAACAAGGGTGAGGGACACGGGGCTTACGGCGAGAGCGACTGTGTGACCCGGGCCGTGGACGACTACTTCCTGGAGGGGAGGGTTCCGCGGGACGGCACGACCTGTGGGTGA
- a CDS encoding MGMT family protein produces the protein MSQDETGDEQPAELPEYAERVLDVADLIPPGRVMTYGDVAEWLGDGGPRQVGRVMALYGSAVPWWRVVRADGALLPGHELRALDHYRAEGTPLREASSRADGHLPRLDMRRARWDGSGGGGDGGPLGGRGEETHI, from the coding sequence ATGAGCCAGGACGAGACGGGCGACGAGCAGCCGGCCGAGCTGCCCGAGTACGCGGAGCGGGTCCTCGACGTCGCCGACCTGATCCCGCCGGGCCGGGTCATGACGTACGGCGATGTCGCGGAGTGGCTGGGCGACGGCGGCCCCCGGCAGGTCGGCCGGGTCATGGCGCTGTACGGCTCCGCCGTGCCGTGGTGGCGCGTGGTGCGGGCGGACGGGGCACTGCTCCCGGGCCACGAGCTGCGGGCGCTGGACCACTACCGAGCGGAGGGGACGCCGCTGCGTGAGGCGTCGAGCCGGGCGGACGGGCACCTTCCGCGGCTGGACATGCGCCGGGCGCGCTGGGACGGGAGCGGCGGGGGAGGTGACGGCGGCCCCCTCGGCGGCCGGGGCGAGGAAACTCACATCTGA